The following are encoded together in the Microbacterium hatanonis genome:
- a CDS encoding recombinase family protein — MNELLIGYARVSTYEQDLTAQRVALERLGVAPTNIHTDHGLTGTNRARPGLREALAACRDGDTLVVAKLDRLARSLRDASDIIDELTAKNVKLSIGGSVHDPLDPVGRLLFNVLAMVAEFESDLIRARTREGMQIAKAKGHLRGKQPKLSVPQQRHLMEVHRAGTHSTAELAELFSVARSTVYRTVQRQEAIEARR; from the coding sequence ATGAATGAATTACTCATTGGATACGCACGCGTCTCCACCTACGAACAAGACCTAACAGCGCAGCGGGTCGCTCTCGAACGGCTCGGCGTCGCCCCAACCAACATCCACACCGACCATGGACTCACCGGCACAAATCGAGCTCGACCGGGCCTTCGCGAAGCCCTAGCCGCGTGCCGCGACGGCGACACTCTCGTGGTGGCCAAACTCGACCGGCTCGCCCGGTCACTCCGCGATGCGAGCGACATCATCGATGAGCTCACCGCCAAGAACGTGAAACTGAGCATCGGTGGGTCGGTCCACGACCCGCTCGACCCAGTCGGGCGTCTCTTGTTCAACGTCCTCGCCATGGTTGCTGAGTTCGAATCCGATCTCATCCGCGCCCGCACGCGCGAGGGAATGCAGATCGCCAAGGCCAAGGGGCACCTTCGCGGCAAACAACCCAAATTATCCGTCCCGCAGCAACGGCACCTGATGGAAGTCCACCGCGCTGGCACCCACTCCACCGCCGAGCTGGCCGAGCTCTTCAGCGTCGCGCGGTCGACCGTGTACCGAACAGTGCAGCGACAGGAGGCTATCGAAGCTCGACGATGA
- a CDS encoding MerR family DNA-binding transcriptional regulator encodes MYPSFIPPRQVMIGDAAWFADTTPRAIRHYEQIGLLPEPERTSNGRRLYSYEVVVRLFWIRKMADAGIALNDIRRVFAAPAPAGATSDRDIVDVLEQLDADLAAQETELQRKRAAVQRMRTRGSTIGLLNDFVAQRLENLPEGSLSQAHMDNLVITERILGPLGAAIHAGRYLALAAHPALREESDRIDAAEESLDDTVSVDDPRVERVAAERHAFERALQEVIASSGQGEEDDALFDLWENLHATTTDSSGLGSHPKRRRMSAFEALGRMPYDFSPARLRCMEVVERIAADEAAAP; translated from the coding sequence ATGTACCCGTCTTTCATCCCGCCGCGACAGGTCATGATCGGAGACGCAGCATGGTTCGCGGACACGACGCCGCGAGCGATTCGCCACTACGAACAGATTGGCTTACTCCCCGAGCCGGAGCGGACCAGCAACGGCCGCCGACTTTACAGCTACGAGGTGGTGGTCCGCCTTTTCTGGATCCGCAAGATGGCCGACGCAGGGATTGCCCTCAACGACATCCGCCGCGTATTCGCCGCCCCAGCCCCGGCCGGCGCTACCAGCGACCGTGACATCGTCGATGTCTTGGAACAGCTGGACGCGGACCTTGCCGCCCAGGAAACAGAGCTGCAGCGGAAGCGCGCGGCGGTGCAGCGCATGCGCACCCGGGGCAGCACGATCGGTCTGCTGAACGACTTCGTCGCGCAGCGCTTAGAGAATCTGCCCGAGGGCTCTCTCAGCCAGGCACATATGGACAATCTCGTAATCACGGAGCGGATCTTGGGCCCTCTCGGTGCCGCCATCCATGCTGGACGCTACCTCGCCCTCGCCGCCCACCCGGCCCTGCGAGAAGAGTCCGACCGGATCGACGCGGCCGAGGAATCTCTCGACGACACGGTCTCCGTCGATGACCCCCGCGTGGAGCGCGTGGCGGCCGAGCGACATGCATTCGAACGGGCATTGCAAGAAGTAATTGCCAGCTCCGGCCAGGGGGAAGAAGACGACGCACTCTTTGACCTTTGGGAGAACCTTCACGCCACGACTACCGACAGCTCAGGTCTCGGCTCTCACCCCAAGCGCAGACGGATGAGCGCCTTTGAAGCGCTGGGAAGAATGCCCTACGACTTCTCCCCGGCCCGCCTGCGCTGCATGGAGGTAGTCGAAAGGATCGCTGCGGACGAAGCCGCCGCACCGTAG
- a CDS encoding cytidine deaminase family protein encodes MSEHDDLIEVARARINPHRLGDRLFGDVAAALETTTGAIHTGVCIDTGSGTGFCADHAAIASMVTSGEYAIARIVAVWQVDQEGVTVLAPCGRCREFIRQVDDSNIGTTIVLGHGRTAPLRDLQPEWDWPEPEVPASSQ; translated from the coding sequence ATGAGCGAACATGACGATCTCATCGAGGTCGCTCGAGCCAGGATCAACCCGCACCGCCTGGGCGACCGTCTTTTTGGGGATGTCGCTGCTGCACTCGAGACGACCACCGGCGCAATTCATACTGGTGTCTGCATCGACACCGGGTCCGGGACCGGCTTCTGCGCCGACCACGCCGCAATCGCCTCGATGGTTACCAGCGGTGAGTACGCGATCGCTCGCATTGTCGCCGTGTGGCAGGTCGATCAGGAGGGTGTGACGGTGCTCGCTCCTTGCGGTCGTTGCCGAGAGTTCATCAGGCAGGTCGATGACTCCAATATCGGGACCACGATCGTTCTCGGTCACGGCAGGACCGCACCACTTCGCGACCTGCAGCCTGAATGGGACTGGCCCGAGCCGGAAGTACCCGCCTCGTCTCAATGA
- a CDS encoding PASTA domain-containing protein — MPDQVGNLVTVPNVVGLPFHVGRDLAAERGVTLANPDPDGPPVGALAWPGLFYITSQRPKAGAVVTRHSSVVVEITEHGDTQQPSERIDPNDPHAAPAHARPDELRSLDLSDSDGHS, encoded by the coding sequence ATGCCGGACCAGGTCGGGAATCTTGTGACGGTACCGAATGTCGTCGGCCTCCCTTTCCACGTCGGGCGCGATCTCGCCGCCGAACGCGGAGTGACGCTGGCCAATCCGGACCCGGACGGACCTCCGGTGGGAGCGCTCGCTTGGCCCGGGCTCTTCTACATCACGTCTCAGCGACCGAAGGCGGGCGCGGTCGTAACGCGGCACTCCTCCGTGGTTGTCGAAATCACCGAACACGGTGACACTCAGCAGCCATCCGAGCGGATTGACCCGAACGACCCTCACGCGGCGCCCGCACACGCAAGGCCCGACGAACTGCGGTCCCTAGACCTGTCCGACTCGGACGGTCATTCATAG
- the serC gene encoding phosphoserine transaminase, with protein MSHVELPKDLLPTDGRFGCGPSKIRGAQLEALVTRGAGILGTSHRQAPVKNLVGSVRAQLAELFRLPDGYEIIVGNGGSTAFWDAAAFGLIENRGQNLVFGEFGGKFAAAAAAPWLQAPDVRKAEPGSSIAAEPVDGVDVYAWPHNETSTGVATAITRVEADPGALTVIDATSAAGGIDFDVTQADVYYFAPQKNLGSDGGLWFAAVSPAAIERIERIAASDRYIPEFLSLKNALDNSRLQQTLNTPAVTTLLLLDEQLSWIVGNGGLAWADARTRESSGALYAWAEASSIATPFVADPADRSPVVVTIDFDANVNAAAVAQSLRANGIVDTEPYRKLGRNQLRVATFVSIEPDDVRQLIRSIDYTIERL; from the coding sequence ATGTCGCACGTGGAACTGCCGAAGGACCTCCTGCCCACCGACGGTCGATTCGGCTGCGGGCCGTCGAAGATCCGCGGGGCCCAGCTCGAAGCCCTCGTCACCCGCGGTGCGGGGATCCTCGGAACGTCGCACCGACAGGCCCCCGTGAAGAACCTCGTCGGCAGCGTGCGCGCGCAGCTGGCGGAGCTCTTCCGCCTGCCCGACGGCTACGAGATCATCGTCGGCAACGGCGGATCGACCGCGTTCTGGGACGCCGCCGCCTTCGGCCTGATCGAGAACCGCGGCCAGAACCTCGTGTTCGGTGAGTTCGGCGGCAAGTTCGCCGCCGCAGCCGCCGCGCCGTGGCTGCAGGCGCCCGACGTGCGCAAGGCCGAGCCCGGGTCGAGCATCGCCGCCGAGCCCGTCGACGGCGTCGACGTCTACGCCTGGCCGCACAACGAGACATCGACGGGCGTCGCGACCGCCATCACCCGCGTCGAGGCCGATCCGGGCGCCCTGACCGTCATCGATGCGACGAGCGCGGCGGGCGGCATCGACTTCGACGTCACCCAGGCAGACGTCTACTACTTCGCCCCGCAGAAGAACCTCGGCTCCGACGGCGGTCTCTGGTTCGCCGCGGTCTCACCGGCGGCCATCGAGCGGATCGAGCGGATCGCCGCATCCGACCGTTACATCCCCGAGTTCCTCAGCCTCAAGAACGCCCTCGACAACTCCCGACTGCAGCAGACGCTCAACACCCCCGCCGTCACCACGCTGCTGCTGCTCGACGAGCAGCTCTCGTGGATCGTCGGCAACGGCGGCCTGGCGTGGGCGGATGCGCGCACGCGCGAGTCGTCGGGCGCGCTGTACGCGTGGGCCGAGGCCTCGAGCATCGCCACCCCGTTCGTCGCCGACCCGGCCGACCGCTCCCCCGTCGTCGTCACGATCGACTTCGACGCGAACGTCAATGCCGCGGCGGTCGCCCAAAGCCTGCGCGCGAACGGCATCGTCGACACCGAGCCCTACCGCAAGCTCGGGCGCAACCAGCTGCGCGTCGCCACCTTCGTCTCGATCGAGCCCGACGACGTGCGCCAGCTCATCCGTTCCATCGACTACACGATCGAACGCCTCTGA
- a CDS encoding metal-dependent transcriptional regulator — MTDLIDTTEMYLRTILELEEENIVPLRARISERLGHSGPTVSQTVGRMERDGLVVVSEDRRLELTDAGRQKAVDVMRKHRLAERLLSDVIGLDWAYVHEEACRWEHVMSEQVERRLVELLGHPTESPYGNPIPGLDQLGDNPANTFEQGVVGLVRKLTDEGAPITGTVRRLAEPAQVDPELLQQLKDAGVMPGATGSYRFNEGYVLVEMDGSDEGLELPVEVASHIFLVDAR, encoded by the coding sequence ATGACAGATCTCATCGACACCACCGAGATGTATCTCCGCACGATCCTCGAGCTCGAGGAGGAGAACATCGTTCCGCTGCGCGCGCGCATCTCGGAGCGACTCGGTCACTCCGGTCCGACGGTCTCGCAGACCGTCGGACGTATGGAGCGCGACGGACTCGTCGTCGTCTCCGAAGACCGTCGCCTCGAACTGACCGACGCCGGGCGGCAGAAGGCCGTCGACGTCATGCGCAAGCACCGCCTCGCCGAGCGCCTGCTCAGCGACGTGATCGGACTCGACTGGGCCTACGTGCATGAAGAGGCGTGCCGGTGGGAGCACGTGATGAGCGAGCAGGTCGAGCGGCGCCTCGTCGAGCTTCTCGGGCACCCGACCGAGTCGCCGTACGGAAACCCCATCCCCGGACTCGATCAGCTCGGCGACAACCCCGCCAACACCTTCGAGCAGGGCGTCGTCGGTCTCGTGCGGAAACTGACCGACGAGGGTGCTCCGATCACCGGTACCGTGCGGCGTCTCGCGGAGCCCGCACAGGTCGATCCCGAACTTCTCCAGCAGCTCAAGGATGCCGGCGTGATGCCCGGCGCGACGGGCAGCTACCGCTTCAACGAGGGGTACGTCCTCGTCGAGATGGACGGCAGCGACGAGGGGCTCGAACTGCCCGTCGAGGTCGCCTCGCACATCTTCCTCGTCGACGCCCGCTGA
- a CDS encoding M23 family metallopeptidase — translation MAEPTDSDASAPEQTATDLTRRNRDRRTPRSRAARPVARTVAASAPVAASARPRSGSRPVRSAVIFTMVVGLIATVALPAYAAFRPEAETMTLQQAAAGDAQSLVVASDATVAQLDRSSYSATTSEEIDKKKAAEAAAERARQVAAAARTTSTSSSSSTFSSPIDLSMTAPGSGEVRWPIQGFTKGRGLGDSGYHQGVDLLASCGTPLFAAAAGVVRVSQESFGGYGVAVTIDHVINGQRVSTLYGHMTYGSRQVQSGQTVEAGQLIGVVGSTGSSTACHLHFEVHINNAVVDPWAWLEQNAG, via the coding sequence TTGGCTGAACCAACCGATTCGGACGCATCTGCACCCGAGCAGACCGCGACCGATCTCACTCGCAGGAACCGTGATCGACGCACCCCTCGTTCACGCGCAGCGCGACCCGTCGCGCGCACCGTCGCAGCATCCGCTCCGGTCGCCGCATCCGCTCGCCCCCGCTCGGGCTCGCGTCCGGTGCGCAGCGCCGTCATCTTCACGATGGTCGTCGGTCTGATCGCCACCGTCGCCCTCCCCGCCTACGCCGCGTTCCGCCCCGAGGCCGAGACGATGACTCTGCAGCAGGCCGCCGCCGGCGACGCGCAGTCGCTCGTCGTCGCGTCGGACGCCACCGTCGCGCAGCTCGACCGCAGCAGCTACTCCGCGACCACGTCGGAAGAGATCGACAAGAAGAAGGCCGCAGAAGCCGCTGCCGAGCGTGCACGTCAGGTCGCCGCCGCCGCGCGCACCACGTCGACGTCGTCCTCGTCGTCGACGTTCTCCAGCCCGATCGACCTGTCGATGACCGCCCCCGGTTCGGGCGAGGTCCGCTGGCCGATCCAGGGCTTCACGAAGGGCCGCGGCCTCGGCGACTCGGGTTACCACCAGGGCGTCGACCTGCTCGCCTCGTGCGGCACCCCGCTCTTCGCCGCAGCGGCCGGCGTCGTGCGCGTCTCGCAGGAGAGCTTCGGCGGCTACGGCGTCGCCGTCACCATCGACCACGTGATCAACGGTCAGCGCGTGAGCACCCTCTACGGCCACATGACCTACGGCAGCCGCCAGGTGCAGTCGGGCCAGACGGTCGAGGCCGGCCAGCTGATCGGCGTCGTCGGCAGCACGGGCAGCTCCACCGCGTGCCACCTCCACTTCGAGGTGCACATCAACAACGCGGTCGTCGACCCGTGGGCCTGGCTCGAGCAGAACGCCGGCTGA
- a CDS encoding HNH endonuclease, which translates to MRTLVLNAGYEPLAVVSFKRALVLVMSDKATVVEHVEGEPVWGSTGHWDRPAVIVLSRYVRVPGARRVPVTRRGVLRRDAHRCAYCGKAASTIDHVMPRSRGGKDTWENLVACCLFSEPVPSSRRAEPCRDADVTSRAHTFRSPRLRSEPIFGSSAASEASTYSTHLVRRTRPRDQLAGSVFPEAVR; encoded by the coding sequence ATGCGCACTCTGGTACTCAACGCGGGCTACGAGCCGCTCGCGGTGGTGTCGTTCAAACGAGCCCTGGTTCTCGTCATGAGCGATAAGGCCACCGTGGTCGAACACGTCGAAGGCGAACCGGTGTGGGGGAGCACCGGTCATTGGGATCGTCCGGCCGTGATCGTGCTCTCGCGCTACGTGCGGGTGCCGGGCGCGCGTCGGGTGCCGGTCACGCGGCGAGGAGTGCTGCGTCGCGACGCGCATCGCTGCGCCTACTGCGGCAAGGCCGCCTCGACGATCGACCACGTGATGCCGCGGTCGCGCGGCGGCAAGGACACGTGGGAGAACCTCGTGGCCTGCTGCCTGTTTTCTGAACCAGTCCCTTCCTCACGGCGGGCCGAGCCCTGTAGAGACGCGGATGTGACTTCGCGGGCGCACACGTTTAGGTCTCCGCGGCTGAGGTCAGAACCCATCTTCGGCAGCTCGGCGGCGTCCGAGGCCAGTACGTACTCCACCCATCTCGTGAGGCGCACCCGACCGCGCGATCAACTGGCAGGGTCGGTGTTTCCGGAGGCGGTCCGATGA
- a CDS encoding HNH endonuclease, protein MSRAIALLLQGKAQALACRPGEVVRSASESIDYPTVIRLERYIRLPYRRSAPLTRNGVLQRDNHTCIYCGRDGRTIDHIIPRSRGGDSSWLNLAACCQKCNNKKGDSLLAELGWRLRFSPHEPDYRTFYISKLTARRIEPAWSEWLSLKAA, encoded by the coding sequence ATGTCCCGCGCGATAGCGCTATTACTACAGGGAAAGGCGCAAGCTCTTGCCTGCCGGCCCGGCGAAGTAGTCAGGTCTGCGAGCGAATCCATAGATTATCCGACTGTCATCAGGCTGGAACGTTATATTCGGCTTCCTTACCGGCGCTCCGCGCCACTCACCCGAAATGGGGTGCTGCAGCGTGACAATCATACCTGCATTTACTGTGGACGTGACGGTCGGACAATTGACCACATAATCCCGCGGAGTCGCGGGGGAGATTCTTCGTGGTTAAATTTGGCGGCGTGCTGTCAGAAATGTAATAACAAAAAGGGGGACAGTTTGCTCGCCGAACTTGGCTGGCGGTTACGATTCAGTCCACACGAGCCCGATTACCGAACTTTCTACATTTCAAAATTGACTGCAAGACGTATTGAGCCGGCGTGGAGCGAGTGGTTGAGCCTCAAGGCGGCGTAA
- a CDS encoding PIN domain-containing protein, whose protein sequence is MALYDREVFAALANLGDVDANVRARLDSVEVRGSSESATDFLLPLLREAHARQMSAADAQAFAYREIAAPLSKLVEQAAPSTGPVLYLAPALLADAERLEGDLGKPALSRLLRNVSSPETRVQLLRDWLEVRPSWLPQSESIDAWLGEVALDAGQLEIARSWLVGALAAGATPRPYLLVRMATTRVGDDEAFALLKEVRGHPLVETVILSEHDLEARQAFLREWSPTSETQRGLWAALNVQQLLEGQDLDGAIRVGQSAFDVDGFAAPGVIAAQALIQRSMTPGRESHVADLSAARSLAIRVRDARRSEGVAAPRAIRVAMHASMLLIDFSTARALFTPAPDGLATPEEASHPDVHEAAVSVLAQLGDISGALKLVSDRTPAEVVLQLRATEAELAGDDDTAHRLWSEAVDAHTDWAEKTSLCFHLASRGIAHRFVDELRPGNEAIAHELDTIVQLFQRRAGSESRAEAMALDNPRIARALAMYYSEADRHDDSLRLAEQVARQWGDPDEWLRAARFYLRRGEHSNAIDRARTAFTVGGEAWGDRASALRLQIAALQDTRQWEDVVSVGRLLLRIQPDSADAGWSVIFALHKSADDEQAFATWKSLPACRQPVSVPEASLWLHLYQRFGTEMAQFSEVLSIIERFPLDEQVRRLAIGAALLAPVTAPDVQIQVTELAEEYHTDFPNHPRLLWTLDLDGEDAGSILAALDAAAGGPRKTNEIEEKAANGTFPIGLLSMWAKRSYAEVLVSRRVAPRFGGTAEGAPAEHKLVEQALRSGVAIDTTAALTLALLPADLGELLAKLPARLLGTYDQLRDVRDASLRLKNAQGEFFPSTVEREPMYFEESPEEVAKQHTLLKALETRLRRSERADPPPLAVPVTSLENISGAWTAAMDRAGEAGVPLWCDDAATRQVAAALGVPAFGTPELTAYARDKKLIAADTADSIDAALIHSCMVGVHYRPAVWHLALTLSSFRPEGLAQAILFGGPDYVVEKLHLVLAGIRNCLTDPNALSAWASVAAKFLSDMTATDAEAVENLVLLLQALLAVPWLAPHQFAFVARGVRAQSGDRWFPALRAAAGNHWRGLVAEASLDVSASYILAQVGGLSSEERQLVLEVVLRNER, encoded by the coding sequence ATGGCCCTGTACGACCGAGAAGTCTTCGCTGCGCTGGCCAACTTAGGCGACGTTGACGCCAACGTGAGGGCCCGACTGGACAGTGTCGAGGTGCGAGGTAGCTCGGAGAGCGCGACGGACTTCCTCTTGCCCCTGTTGCGCGAAGCGCACGCCAGGCAGATGAGTGCCGCCGACGCGCAAGCTTTCGCCTACCGAGAGATTGCGGCACCCCTGTCCAAGCTCGTCGAGCAGGCCGCACCTTCAACGGGCCCGGTGCTGTACCTTGCGCCCGCATTGCTCGCAGACGCGGAGCGGCTGGAGGGCGACTTAGGCAAGCCCGCCTTGTCTCGACTTCTGCGGAACGTCAGCTCGCCAGAGACGCGCGTACAACTGTTGCGCGATTGGCTCGAGGTGCGGCCGTCTTGGCTGCCACAAAGCGAGTCGATAGACGCGTGGCTGGGTGAAGTCGCGCTTGACGCCGGCCAGCTGGAGATCGCCCGAAGCTGGTTGGTGGGAGCTTTGGCGGCGGGTGCCACTCCGCGCCCGTACCTTCTGGTTCGAATGGCCACCACTCGCGTCGGTGACGACGAAGCGTTCGCGTTGTTGAAGGAGGTCCGGGGCCACCCGCTCGTGGAGACCGTGATCTTGAGCGAACACGACCTCGAGGCGCGTCAGGCCTTCCTTCGCGAGTGGAGTCCGACTTCAGAGACTCAGCGGGGGCTGTGGGCAGCTCTTAACGTTCAGCAACTCCTCGAAGGCCAGGACCTCGACGGCGCAATCAGGGTTGGTCAGTCGGCGTTCGACGTTGACGGATTCGCGGCGCCGGGCGTGATCGCGGCACAGGCTCTAATCCAACGTTCCATGACGCCGGGACGAGAATCACACGTTGCTGACCTGTCGGCAGCGAGGTCATTGGCTATTCGTGTTCGCGACGCGCGGCGGTCTGAGGGCGTGGCTGCGCCGCGCGCTATTCGGGTAGCGATGCACGCATCAATGCTCCTTATAGATTTCTCCACCGCGCGTGCGCTGTTCACTCCAGCCCCCGACGGACTAGCTACGCCCGAAGAGGCGAGTCATCCCGACGTCCACGAGGCCGCCGTTTCAGTGCTGGCGCAGCTCGGCGACATTTCCGGCGCACTGAAGCTCGTCTCGGATCGGACCCCCGCCGAGGTGGTCCTGCAGCTCAGGGCGACGGAGGCCGAACTCGCTGGTGACGACGATACTGCCCACAGGCTGTGGTCGGAGGCTGTAGATGCACACACCGACTGGGCGGAAAAGACCTCCTTGTGCTTCCATCTCGCAAGCCGCGGTATCGCTCACCGGTTCGTTGACGAGCTGCGGCCGGGCAACGAAGCAATCGCCCATGAGCTGGACACCATCGTGCAACTATTCCAGCGCCGCGCCGGTTCGGAGTCGCGGGCCGAAGCGATGGCGCTGGACAACCCGCGAATTGCGCGAGCTCTCGCCATGTATTACTCCGAGGCGGATCGTCACGACGACAGTCTGCGGCTCGCTGAGCAAGTTGCGCGCCAGTGGGGAGATCCAGACGAGTGGCTGCGGGCCGCACGCTTTTATCTGCGGCGAGGCGAGCATTCAAATGCCATCGACCGTGCGCGGACGGCATTCACAGTAGGCGGCGAGGCTTGGGGGGATCGAGCCTCTGCATTGCGGCTGCAGATAGCTGCTCTCCAGGACACACGTCAGTGGGAAGATGTCGTCTCTGTTGGAAGACTCCTCTTGAGGATTCAACCGGACTCGGCGGATGCTGGCTGGTCCGTAATCTTCGCCCTTCACAAAAGCGCAGATGACGAGCAGGCGTTTGCCACTTGGAAATCGTTGCCGGCGTGTCGCCAACCTGTGAGCGTGCCTGAGGCATCCTTGTGGCTGCATCTCTACCAGCGGTTCGGAACAGAGATGGCGCAGTTCAGCGAGGTTCTCAGCATCATCGAGCGATTCCCGCTTGACGAGCAAGTCCGTCGCCTCGCAATCGGGGCAGCGCTCCTAGCACCGGTGACTGCGCCGGATGTCCAGATCCAGGTCACTGAACTCGCCGAGGAATACCACACGGATTTCCCCAACCACCCGCGACTACTTTGGACGCTCGATCTCGACGGCGAGGACGCAGGCAGCATACTTGCGGCGCTCGACGCAGCCGCCGGCGGGCCGAGGAAGACCAATGAGATCGAGGAGAAGGCGGCAAATGGCACCTTCCCAATCGGGTTACTCAGCATGTGGGCGAAGCGAAGCTACGCCGAGGTGCTCGTCTCACGCCGCGTCGCACCGCGTTTCGGAGGCACAGCAGAGGGAGCTCCTGCAGAGCACAAACTGGTCGAGCAGGCCCTCCGCTCCGGCGTCGCGATAGACACCACCGCGGCCCTCACGCTCGCCTTGCTGCCGGCAGACCTCGGCGAGCTCCTCGCGAAGCTCCCAGCACGACTTCTCGGAACTTACGACCAACTTCGTGACGTTCGTGACGCGTCTCTCCGATTGAAGAACGCGCAAGGAGAGTTCTTCCCCAGCACCGTGGAACGCGAGCCGATGTACTTTGAGGAGTCCCCGGAAGAAGTAGCGAAGCAGCACACGCTGCTCAAAGCGCTCGAGACGCGCTTGCGTCGCTCTGAACGGGCAGACCCGCCGCCTCTCGCGGTGCCGGTCACGTCGCTCGAGAATATTTCTGGCGCTTGGACTGCGGCTATGGACAGGGCGGGCGAGGCGGGGGTGCCGCTGTGGTGCGACGACGCCGCCACTCGTCAGGTCGCGGCCGCGTTGGGGGTCCCTGCCTTCGGTACGCCCGAGCTCACCGCTTATGCTCGCGACAAGAAGCTGATAGCCGCCGATACCGCTGACAGCATCGACGCCGCTTTGATCCATTCGTGCATGGTTGGAGTCCACTACCGACCGGCGGTCTGGCATCTTGCGCTCACCCTGAGCTCATTCCGACCGGAGGGACTAGCCCAAGCCATCCTGTTCGGCGGTCCTGATTACGTCGTCGAGAAGCTGCACCTCGTGCTCGCGGGGATCCGCAACTGTCTGACAGATCCGAACGCATTGTCGGCTTGGGCCAGCGTCGCAGCAAAATTCCTTTCCGACATGACCGCCACCGACGCGGAGGCAGTGGAGAACCTCGTCCTCCTCCTCCAGGCGCTTCTCGCCGTTCCCTGGCTCGCGCCTCACCAGTTCGCCTTTGTCGCCCGCGGCGTGCGGGCACAATCTGGTGACAGATGGTTCCCGGCCCTCCGCGCCGCCGCAGGCAACCACTGGCGTGGTCTCGTCGCCGAAGCGTCCCTCGACGTGAGCGCGTCGTACATCCTGGCGCAGGTAGGCGGGCTCTCGTCTGAGGAGCGACAGTTAGTCCTCGAAGTGGTCCTGCGTAACGAGCGATGA
- a CDS encoding SIR2 family protein has protein sequence MNYDTLIEGAVRRSPRFDSDSAIGVDDVVTGIPNSHGMFQAETTAYRDRETLRLHKLHGSIDWYAVPGDASGITLKRLDYGIDHESSYAARATIGGREVFIVPPTSAKGGYFENPRTRFVWREARLGLEKADRVVLIGYSIPLTDTAMMNLLARALTADKELVVVNPDANAVADRLRALGATSPVRLLGGLDCVARFVAEEVERASAQLLPVLLERLLDSPDSPVAVGWEHGPWGAISSVERRDDDQTLVLRVEHLDMPAGSIGRPPRTSPDEYPPRTLALSDVLDASSPPRRIVAVSEGREWTVGARVAPPDQVDDDWVVLRPLGDRPER, from the coding sequence ATGAACTACGACACCCTCATCGAGGGGGCAGTTCGTCGCAGCCCTCGTTTCGACTCCGACAGCGCGATAGGGGTTGACGACGTTGTGACTGGGATTCCCAACTCGCACGGGATGTTCCAGGCGGAAACCACGGCATACCGTGACCGAGAAACTCTTCGGCTTCATAAGCTCCACGGCTCCATCGACTGGTACGCGGTGCCCGGGGACGCGTCCGGGATCACGTTGAAGCGGCTGGATTACGGTATCGACCACGAGTCCTCGTATGCGGCGAGGGCGACCATCGGCGGACGGGAGGTGTTCATCGTCCCGCCGACATCAGCAAAGGGCGGCTACTTTGAGAATCCTCGCACCCGGTTCGTCTGGCGTGAAGCTCGACTGGGGCTGGAAAAAGCGGACCGAGTTGTTCTGATTGGTTACTCGATACCGCTGACAGACACAGCGATGATGAACCTTCTCGCGCGGGCGCTGACTGCGGACAAAGAGCTCGTGGTTGTGAACCCAGATGCGAACGCGGTAGCTGACCGCCTCCGAGCGTTGGGTGCGACCAGCCCCGTCCGCCTGTTGGGAGGACTTGACTGCGTGGCGCGTTTTGTCGCAGAGGAAGTCGAACGTGCGAGCGCTCAGTTGCTGCCCGTGCTCCTGGAACGTCTCCTTGACTCCCCAGACAGTCCGGTTGCGGTCGGCTGGGAGCACGGGCCGTGGGGTGCTATTTCATCTGTCGAGCGACGCGATGACGACCAAACCCTGGTGCTCAGAGTCGAGCACCTCGACATGCCTGCAGGATCCATCGGTCGCCCTCCACGAACAAGTCCCGACGAGTACCCGCCGAGGACGCTCGCCCTGTCCGACGTGCTCGACGCCTCTTCGCCGCCCCGACGGATCGTCGCCGTTTCCGAAGGGCGCGAGTGGACAGTCGGGGCGCGCGTTGCGCCGCCGGATCAGGTAGACGACGATTGGGTCGTGTTGCGACCATTAGGGGATCGCCCGGAAAGGTGA